Proteins encoded together in one Drosophila gunungcola strain Sukarami chromosome 2R unlocalized genomic scaffold, Dgunungcola_SK_2 000013F, whole genome shotgun sequence window:
- the LOC128256252 gene encoding lysozyme: MASHLPKGGALVLVLNLLLLSQWETESKLLTRCQLAKELLRHDFPRSYLSNWVCLVEAESGRSTSKSMQLPNQSVSYGLFQINSKNWCRKGRRGGICNIKCEEFLNDEISDDSRCAMQIFNRHGFQAWPGWMSKCRGRTLPDVSRC; this comes from the exons ATGGCCAGTCACTTGCCCAAAGGCGGGGCCCTCGTCCTGGTGCTCAATCTTCTCCTGCTTTCGCAATGGGAGACCGAGTCCAAGCTGCTGACCCGCTGCCAGTTGGCCAAGGAACTATTGCGTCACGACTTTCCCCGCAGTTATCTATCCAACT GGGTTTGTCTGGTGGAAGCGGAGAGCGGACGCAGTACATCCAAATCAATGCAGCTGCCCAACCAAAGCGTCAGCTATGGACTCTTTCAG ATCAACAGCAAAAACTGGTGTCGCAAAGGTCGTCGCGGTGGCATCTGCAACATCAAATGCGAAG AGTTCCTGAACGATGAGATCTCGGATGACTCACGCTGCGCCATGCAGATCTTCAATCGCCACGGATTCCAGGCCTGGCCCGGATGGATGAGCAAATGTCGTGGGCGCACGCTGCCCGACGTCTCGCGCTGCTAG
- the LOC128256244 gene encoding insulin-like growth factor-binding protein complex acid labile subunit isoform X1: MWPKLSPFFMLSLLSALAAANDLKDLLEDSTTTISSSSTTTTTPSPLSSPTTPTAYVVSAAAVPALAAGRGKSKSSSGKYVNKSSPRKRKAEQVSSLPLPVDDGLMEWKCPNITGTRNAELECGCDLPHTLRCNIDLHGMLLLADRLRTSPYSISLLDCSLRNVTFLSDAKIFDGVSLHGLVISSGEIKRVHKSAFLGIRGPLQALGLPGNALMSVPWNALSTLGALERLDLANNKIKALGTADFVGLTSLVYLELSNNQISSISQRTFGNLRKLEVLKLGGNRLGDYAQSLRSLSQCLSLRQLDLQANNLNGPLSEQTLPGMRSLESLNLNRNLIKSIQNKALANFSRLVSLSLRHNQIDVLQDHAFFGLGALDSLDLSYNGIVAISSSSLQHLSRLTVLDLTHNFLRALTSDLIAPLPSLRELRLAGNDISIVARNAMDGARELESLQMQDNPLSCDCSIRPFAEWLQESQLHSSLSASCVTPPRLEGAPLLQVPVETLSCDMDNVEKDNANIMQHLETLAKPNQTSPIKDLSEEIILHELHFSADYGLILTWLLNLSKKDYMCDAIFVYKEEHINEILIDNSPIHCESKVVNGQNTVSVIVPDSSSLEIGESYRFCLVMIQEKNPKAELNIGCSNITQLERSSPGAIPVSRQYQRRPYYTANELNPEAVHEAGEDYQLNQRRFNSVVGSQPQQTQPSTLLHSYTVIDSLNRSFLPGLGLGVLVTSVLVLIWGATRIRQTGGSHGNGGGGGGGRNNDSIGSNSSSVHNNNNNSRPGTPTATTCYAASEHIARLADAENGTRYLKLQATTSL, translated from the exons CCCATTTTTCATGCTCTCGCTGCTGTCCGCCCTGGCAGCGGCCAATGACCTCAAGGATCTGCTAGAGGACAGCACCACGacgatcagcagcagcagcaccaccaccaccaccccctcaCCTTTGTCATCGCCCACCACGCCCACCGCCTATGTGGTGTCCGCAGCCGCAGTTCCCGCCCTTGCTGCCGGCAGAGGAAAGTCCAAGTCCTCCTCCGGCAAGTACGTCAACAAGAGTTCTCCCAGGAAGCGCAAGGCGGAGCAGGTGTCCTCGCTGCCGCTGCCCGTGGACGACGGACTCATGGAGTGGAAGTGCCCCAATATCACGGGCACTCGGAATGCGGAACTCGAGTGCGGATGCGACTTGCCCCACACACTGCGGTGCAACATTGATCTGCACGGAATGCTG CTCTTGGCGGACAGGCTGCGCACCTCTCCGTACTCCATTTCGTTGCTGGACTGTTCCTTGCGCAACGTTACCTTCCTAAGCGATGCCAAGATCTTCGATGGAGTTTCGCTGCACGGCTTAGTGATTTCCTCCGGCGAGATTAAGCGGGTGCACAAGTCCGCCTTCCTGGGAATCCGTGGACCTCTACAAGCACTTGGCCTGCCCGGAAACGCGCTGATGAGCGTGCCCTGGAACGCTTTGTCCACGCTGGGCGCCTTGGAGCGCTTGGACCTGGCCAACAACAAGATCAAGGCCCTGGGCACCGCCGACTTTGTGGGCTTGACCAGTCTGGTTTACCTGGAGTTGAGCAACAACCAGATCTCGAGCATTTCCCAACGCACTTTCGGGAACCTACGAAAGCTGGAGGTGTTGAAGCTGGGCGGCAACAGATTGGGTGACTATGCCCAGAGCTTGAGGTCGCTGAGCCAGTGCCTCAGCCTGCGGCAGCTGGACTTGCAGGCCAACAACCTGAATGGACCACTGAGTGAGCAGACGTTGCCCGGAATGAGGAGCCTCGAGAGCTTGAACCTCAATCGAAATCTTATCAAGAGCATCCAGAACAAGGCCTTGGCCAATTTCTCGCGACTGGTGAGTCTCTCGCTGCGCCACAACCAGATTGATGTGCTGCAGGACCACGCCTTCTTTGGCTTGGGGGCTTTGGACAGCCTGGATCTGAGCTACAATGGCATCGTGGCCATCTCTAGTTCCTCGCTGCAGCATCTGTCCCGCCTGACCGTTCTGGATCTCACCCACAACTTCCTGCGAGCCCTGACCTCTGATTTGATAGCACCGCTGCCATCGCTAAGGGAGTTGCGGCTGGCGGGCAACGATATCTCCATTGTGGCCCGGAACGCCATGGACGGAGCTCGGGAGCTGGAGAGTCTGCAGATGCAGGACAATCCGCTGTCGTGCGACTGCAGCATCCGTCCCTTCGCCGAGTGGCTGCAGGAGTCGCAGCTCCACTCCAGCCTGAGTGCCTCCTGTGTGACGCCGCCCAGGCTGGAGGGGGCTCCCCTTCTCCAGGTTCCCGTGGAGACCCTCAGCTGCGACATGGACAACGTGGAGAAGGACAATGCCAACATCATGCAGCACCTGGAGACGCTGGCCAAGCCGAATCAAACCTCGCCCATCAAGGATCTCTCCGAGGAG ATTATTCTACATGAGCTGCACttttcggcggactatggccTGATCCTCACCTGGCTGCTCAATCTTAGCAAGAAGGACTACATGTGCGATGCGATCTTTGTCTACAAGGAGGAGCACATAAACGAGATTCTGATAGACAATTCACCG ATCCATTGCGAGAGCAAAGTGGTCAATGGCCAGAACACAGTCAGTGTGATAGTGCCGGATAGCTCTTCCCTGGAAATAGGCGAGAG CTATCGCTTTTGCCTGGTCATGATCCAGGAGAAGAATCCCAAGGCGGAGCTGAACATTGGCTGCTCCAATATCACCCAGCTGGAGAGGAGCAGTCCGGGCGCCATTCCCGTGTCGCGTCAGTACCAGCGACGGCCCTACTATACCGCCAATGAGCTGAATCCGGAGGCGGTGCACGAAGCTGGAGAGGATTACCAGCTGAACCAGCGCCGCTTCAACTCGGTGGTGGGAAGTCAGCCGCAACAGACGCAGCCATCGACGCTGCTGCACAGCTACACGGTCATAGATTCGCTGAACAGGAGCTTCTTGCCGGGATTGGGCCTGGGAGTGCTGGTCACCTCTGTGCTGGTCCTGATCTGGGGAGCCACGCGGATCCGGCAGACGGGCGGCAGCCATGGCAAcggaggtggtggtggtggtggcaggAATAACGATAGCAttggcagcaacagcagcagcgtgcacaacaacaacaacaacagcaggccGGGAACTCCGACGGCCACCACCTGCTACGCCGCCTCGGAGCACATAGCCCGCCTGGCGGATGCGGAAAACGGGACCCGCTACCTCAAGCTCCAGGCCACGACGAGTCTGTGA
- the LOC128256244 gene encoding insulin-like growth factor-binding protein complex acid labile subunit isoform X2, with product MLSLLSALAAANDLKDLLEDSTTTISSSSTTTTTPSPLSSPTTPTAYVVSAAAVPALAAGRGKSKSSSGKYVNKSSPRKRKAEQVSSLPLPVDDGLMEWKCPNITGTRNAELECGCDLPHTLRCNIDLHGMLLLADRLRTSPYSISLLDCSLRNVTFLSDAKIFDGVSLHGLVISSGEIKRVHKSAFLGIRGPLQALGLPGNALMSVPWNALSTLGALERLDLANNKIKALGTADFVGLTSLVYLELSNNQISSISQRTFGNLRKLEVLKLGGNRLGDYAQSLRSLSQCLSLRQLDLQANNLNGPLSEQTLPGMRSLESLNLNRNLIKSIQNKALANFSRLVSLSLRHNQIDVLQDHAFFGLGALDSLDLSYNGIVAISSSSLQHLSRLTVLDLTHNFLRALTSDLIAPLPSLRELRLAGNDISIVARNAMDGARELESLQMQDNPLSCDCSIRPFAEWLQESQLHSSLSASCVTPPRLEGAPLLQVPVETLSCDMDNVEKDNANIMQHLETLAKPNQTSPIKDLSEEIILHELHFSADYGLILTWLLNLSKKDYMCDAIFVYKEEHINEILIDNSPIHCESKVVNGQNTVSVIVPDSSSLEIGESYRFCLVMIQEKNPKAELNIGCSNITQLERSSPGAIPVSRQYQRRPYYTANELNPEAVHEAGEDYQLNQRRFNSVVGSQPQQTQPSTLLHSYTVIDSLNRSFLPGLGLGVLVTSVLVLIWGATRIRQTGGSHGNGGGGGGGRNNDSIGSNSSSVHNNNNNSRPGTPTATTCYAASEHIARLADAENGTRYLKLQATTSL from the exons ATGCTCTCGCTGCTGTCCGCCCTGGCAGCGGCCAATGACCTCAAGGATCTGCTAGAGGACAGCACCACGacgatcagcagcagcagcaccaccaccaccaccccctcaCCTTTGTCATCGCCCACCACGCCCACCGCCTATGTGGTGTCCGCAGCCGCAGTTCCCGCCCTTGCTGCCGGCAGAGGAAAGTCCAAGTCCTCCTCCGGCAAGTACGTCAACAAGAGTTCTCCCAGGAAGCGCAAGGCGGAGCAGGTGTCCTCGCTGCCGCTGCCCGTGGACGACGGACTCATGGAGTGGAAGTGCCCCAATATCACGGGCACTCGGAATGCGGAACTCGAGTGCGGATGCGACTTGCCCCACACACTGCGGTGCAACATTGATCTGCACGGAATGCTG CTCTTGGCGGACAGGCTGCGCACCTCTCCGTACTCCATTTCGTTGCTGGACTGTTCCTTGCGCAACGTTACCTTCCTAAGCGATGCCAAGATCTTCGATGGAGTTTCGCTGCACGGCTTAGTGATTTCCTCCGGCGAGATTAAGCGGGTGCACAAGTCCGCCTTCCTGGGAATCCGTGGACCTCTACAAGCACTTGGCCTGCCCGGAAACGCGCTGATGAGCGTGCCCTGGAACGCTTTGTCCACGCTGGGCGCCTTGGAGCGCTTGGACCTGGCCAACAACAAGATCAAGGCCCTGGGCACCGCCGACTTTGTGGGCTTGACCAGTCTGGTTTACCTGGAGTTGAGCAACAACCAGATCTCGAGCATTTCCCAACGCACTTTCGGGAACCTACGAAAGCTGGAGGTGTTGAAGCTGGGCGGCAACAGATTGGGTGACTATGCCCAGAGCTTGAGGTCGCTGAGCCAGTGCCTCAGCCTGCGGCAGCTGGACTTGCAGGCCAACAACCTGAATGGACCACTGAGTGAGCAGACGTTGCCCGGAATGAGGAGCCTCGAGAGCTTGAACCTCAATCGAAATCTTATCAAGAGCATCCAGAACAAGGCCTTGGCCAATTTCTCGCGACTGGTGAGTCTCTCGCTGCGCCACAACCAGATTGATGTGCTGCAGGACCACGCCTTCTTTGGCTTGGGGGCTTTGGACAGCCTGGATCTGAGCTACAATGGCATCGTGGCCATCTCTAGTTCCTCGCTGCAGCATCTGTCCCGCCTGACCGTTCTGGATCTCACCCACAACTTCCTGCGAGCCCTGACCTCTGATTTGATAGCACCGCTGCCATCGCTAAGGGAGTTGCGGCTGGCGGGCAACGATATCTCCATTGTGGCCCGGAACGCCATGGACGGAGCTCGGGAGCTGGAGAGTCTGCAGATGCAGGACAATCCGCTGTCGTGCGACTGCAGCATCCGTCCCTTCGCCGAGTGGCTGCAGGAGTCGCAGCTCCACTCCAGCCTGAGTGCCTCCTGTGTGACGCCGCCCAGGCTGGAGGGGGCTCCCCTTCTCCAGGTTCCCGTGGAGACCCTCAGCTGCGACATGGACAACGTGGAGAAGGACAATGCCAACATCATGCAGCACCTGGAGACGCTGGCCAAGCCGAATCAAACCTCGCCCATCAAGGATCTCTCCGAGGAG ATTATTCTACATGAGCTGCACttttcggcggactatggccTGATCCTCACCTGGCTGCTCAATCTTAGCAAGAAGGACTACATGTGCGATGCGATCTTTGTCTACAAGGAGGAGCACATAAACGAGATTCTGATAGACAATTCACCG ATCCATTGCGAGAGCAAAGTGGTCAATGGCCAGAACACAGTCAGTGTGATAGTGCCGGATAGCTCTTCCCTGGAAATAGGCGAGAG CTATCGCTTTTGCCTGGTCATGATCCAGGAGAAGAATCCCAAGGCGGAGCTGAACATTGGCTGCTCCAATATCACCCAGCTGGAGAGGAGCAGTCCGGGCGCCATTCCCGTGTCGCGTCAGTACCAGCGACGGCCCTACTATACCGCCAATGAGCTGAATCCGGAGGCGGTGCACGAAGCTGGAGAGGATTACCAGCTGAACCAGCGCCGCTTCAACTCGGTGGTGGGAAGTCAGCCGCAACAGACGCAGCCATCGACGCTGCTGCACAGCTACACGGTCATAGATTCGCTGAACAGGAGCTTCTTGCCGGGATTGGGCCTGGGAGTGCTGGTCACCTCTGTGCTGGTCCTGATCTGGGGAGCCACGCGGATCCGGCAGACGGGCGGCAGCCATGGCAAcggaggtggtggtggtggtggcaggAATAACGATAGCAttggcagcaacagcagcagcgtgcacaacaacaacaacaacagcaggccGGGAACTCCGACGGCCACCACCTGCTACGCCGCCTCGGAGCACATAGCCCGCCTGGCGGATGCGGAAAACGGGACCCGCTACCTCAAGCTCCAGGCCACGACGAGTCTGTGA
- the LOC128256251 gene encoding uncharacterized protein LOC128256251, with the protein MSMLGFVYLVLILGWILIVLFLKCKKSLAAPFRFGENYTDAIAETDRRPSVHVIQLQHDDVEREDHYMNNFHRNTENLQRYSHRSQRSTLEERTIERTYPTDAVINPAYMHDEDYVINAPPPSYEEVMRQPQVYPQVRHNNHKISDADI; encoded by the exons ATGAGCATGCTGGGCTTTGTCTACTTGGTTCTCATCCTGGGCTGGATACTGATCGTCCTGTTTCTCAAGTGCAAAAAGTCCTTGGCCGCTCCATTTCGCTTTGGCGAAAACTACACAGATGCCATCGCCGAAACGG ATCGACGTCCCTCGGTGCATGTGATCCAGCTGCAACACGATGATGTGGAACGAGAAGATCACTATATGAACAATTTTCATCGGAACACGGAGAATCTGCAGCGCTACTCGCATCGTTCGCAACGCTCCACGCTGGAGGAGCGGACCATCGAGCGGACCTATCCCACGGATGCGGTGATTAATCCTGCCTACATGCACGATGAGGATTATGTGATCAACG CCCCACCACCGTCATACGAGGAGGTAATGCGCCAGCCGCAGGTTTATCCTCAGGTGCGCCACAACAACCATAAGATCAGCGATGCCGACATCTAG